GGATGAAGGACTGAACGTTAGGAGGTTTACAACTTTGGATAAATCAAAGAAATTGCAAAGAAAGCAGAAAACTCAATATAGAGACCAATTGATGGAAGTAGAAGTGGAACTTCAAGGTAAATCAAAGGTGCCGAGTAATTCTAGGGTTTTACCAAATAGAGAAAGCGTAAACGATGGAGCATTTGATACTAGTAGATTACTTGAAGAAGTTCTAGAAAGAAATAATATGCTTTTAGCACTTAAAAGAGTAATTAGCAATAAAGGTAGTCATGGTGTTGATGGAATGAAGACCGATGAACTTCGTGAGCATATCAAGAAACACTGGGAAACAATTAAAGTTAAACTACTAGAAAGTAAATATAATCCGTCACCTGTAAGGAGAAAAGAAATATCTAAACCAGATGGTGGAGTTAGACTTTTGGGAATACCAACTGTACAAGATAGATTAATTCAACAAGCAATTGCTCAAGTATTATCTAAAATATATGAACCTCTATTCTCCGAAAATAGTTTCGGTTTCCGACCTCATAGAGGAGCAAAGGACGCTATAACGAAATCAAAACAGTATATAACTCAAGGAAATAGATGGGTTATAGATATGGATTTAGAGAAATTCTTTGATAAAGTTAATCATGATATTCTCATGAACAAACTTGAAAAGAAGATACAAGACAAAAGGTTATTATCTCTAATAAGAAAATATCTTAAAAGCGGAATTCTCATAAATGGGGTCTCGGTAGCAAGTGAAGAAGGGACACCACAAGGTGGTCCGTTAAGTCCGCTATTAGCTAATATAATGTTAGATGAATTGGATAAAGAACTTGAAAGACGAGGTTACAAATTTTGTAGATATGCAGATGATAATAACATATATGTTAAAAGCAAAAGAGCAGGGTTTAGAGTAATGAAATCTATAACCAATATAATTGAAAATAATTTGAAACTTAAAGTAAACAAGGATAAAAGTGCAGTAGACTTTGTATCAAAACGAAAGTTTTTAGGATTTTCGTTTTACTTCTCGAAAAGCGGAGCAGAAATAAGAATCCATGAGAAATCTATAAAGAAATTCAAGGAAAAGGTCAAATTCTATACTAACAGAAATAAAGGAATTAGTATGGAATACAGGCTACACAAATTAAATCAAATCACAAAAGGATGGATTAATTACTATGGAATTGCTAACGCACGCGGAAAGCTAATTGAACTAGATAAATGGATTAGAAGAAGACTAAGAGCTTGCATATGGAAACAATGGAAGAAGATCAGCACTAAACAAAGAAATCTGGCTAAATTAGGAATCGATAAATACAAAGCATGGGAATATGCAAATACAAGAAAAGGCTATTGGAGAATATACAAAAGCCCAATTTTGAGCAAGTCTTTAAACAATAAATACCTAGAATCTCTAGGATTTATTAGTCTAACACAAACATATCAAATGAGACATTAAATTCTGATGAACCGCCGTATACCGAACGGTACGTACGATGGTGTGAGAGGTCGGAAAACAAAATAATTGTTTTCCTCCTACTCGATTGTTTAAAAAGTTAAAGATAAAAAAAGACTTCAAATAAAGAAGAAGTTTCTTTACTTAAAGCCTTTGTTATTAATCTAACTTTATATGACAGTAACCATTTGGATTCTTCTTAAGGTATTTTTGGTGATATTCTTCAGCAGCATAGAAACCTTTCAAGGGCATTACTTCAGTTACTATATCTTTAGTATAGTTTTTTTGAAGAGACGCTTTGCTTTGCATAATTAAGTCTTTATCATTTTCGTCAATATAATAAATTCCTGTTCTGTATTGGCTGCCTATATCATTTCCTTGTTTATTAAAACTTGTAGGGTCTATTATTTCCCAATATTTATCTAGTAAAGTGGTTAAACTTATTTTAGTTTCATCATAAGTTATATAACAAGCTTCAGCATGGCCAGTGCTTCCGCTACAAACTTCTTCGTATGTAGGATTTGCTGTGGTTCCATTTGCATAACCAACTTTGGTTTCGACTATGCCATCTATTCTAGAAATAAATTCCTCTACACCCCAAAAACATCCGCCTGCTAATACTATTTTTTTCATTTCAAATCACCTCTTTATTAAATTATTATGAGATTTTATAAATAAGATTATTCTTAATTCCAATATAGTATAAAGTCAATACTATTTTCAAGAGCAAAATATATTTTTTTGTTATGTAGAATAATAATGTTTATTTTTGTAGTGTATGTTAATTGAAAGGATAACATTAATAAGCTAACAGGTGGAAGGATAATGTTTCTTTTGTAGAATATTAAATTTTATAGTATAATAATGTTGAAGAGCAAAGTTAGTTCTAAATATGGGAATTAAATATTATTTCCTATTGTGTATATAAATATAGTGATAATGACAACATAAATAAGTATAAGTAATGGATTGTTACTGATAATGCAGGCGATACCTAAGTGATATAGAATAAATATTTTATCTATATTCCTTGGGTATTTTTTATAAAAAAATATAAAATTTAGGAGGAATTATTATGGCAATTAAGTTTCCAGAAGGATTTTTATGGGGAGGAGCTACTGCTGCTAACCAATTTGAAGGTGCATATAATGAAGATGGTAAGGGATTATCAACTCAAGATATAGCTCCAAAAGGATTAATGGGTCCGTTAACAGATGAACCTACAGAAGATAATATGAAGCTTATAGGAATTGATTTTTATCACAGATATAAGGAAGATATCAAATTATTTGCTGAAATGGGCTTCAAGACTTTTAGATTATCAATTGCATGGTCAAGAATATTTCCAAATGGTGATGATAAAGAACCAAATGAAAAGGGATTACAATTCTATGATAACGTATTTGATGAATTAGCTAAGTATGGAATTGAACCTTTAGTTACAATTTCGCATTATGAAACTCCACTTGCTTTGGCTAAGAATTATGATGGATGGGCTAACAGAAAGCTTGTTGGATTTTTTGAAAACTATGTTAGAACAATTTTTACAAGATATAAAGATAAAGTAAAGTATTGGCTTACTTTTAATGAAATTAACTCAGCAATCCATGCGCCTTATATGAGCGCTGGTATATGGACACCAAAAGAAAAATTAAGTAAGCAGGATTTATATCAAGCAATGCATCATGAATTGGTTGCAAGTGCTTTAGCAGTTAAGATAGGACATGAAATAAATCCAGAATTTAAAATTGGATGTATGATTCTTGGAGTACCAAATTATCCATTAACTCCAATGCCAAGTGATGTACTTAAGGCAATGGAGAAGGATAGAGAAAATCTTTTCTTTGCAGATATTCATGCAAGAGGAGAATATCCAAAATATATGAATAGATTCTTTAAAGAAAATAATATAGAAATAAAAATGGAGCCAGAAGATAAAGAAATTTTAAAGCATACAGTTGATTTTATTTCTTTTAGTTATTATGTAAGTTCATGTGCAACAGCAGATCCAGAGAAGAATAAAGCTGGGGAAGGTAATCTTATATTTGGAGTACCAAATCCATATTTAAAAGCTTCAGAATGGGGATGGCAAATAGATCCTGAAGGCTTAAGATATATTCTTAACCAATTCTATGATAGATATCAAAAACCATTATTTATAGTTGAAAATGGATTAGGTGCAGTGGATGAATTAATAACTGATGAAAATGGTAATAAGACAGTAAATGATGATTACAGAATTAAGTATTTAAATGACCACTTAGTTCAAGTTGCAGAAGCTATTGAAGATGGTGTTGAGCTTATGGGTTACACTACATGGGGCTGTATAGACTTAGTTAGCGCATCAACAGCTGAACTTAAGAAGAGATATGGTTTTATATATGTTGATAGACATGATGATGGAAGTGGAACTTTAGAAAGATATAAGAAGAAGAGCTTTAATTGGTATAAAGAAGTTATATCTACTAATGGAGCAAGTTTAAAAAAATAAAAAATATAAAATTAAGGTACTGAATAATTTTTCAGTGCCTTAATTTTGGTTATAAAAAATTTGAGAAGCATATTTACTAATTCATTAATTGTTACTTATTTATAAAAAAAGAGAATAATAATTTTGAAAATACAAATAATATAATGAAGTAAATTAAAAAAATGATATAAATACGAAGTTTATCTTGACAATATATATATGTAAATGATAAAATATATGTTTTGCTTGACAAAAATAAGTAGGTGGTATATAATATACAGTGAAAGAGGGTGTTTACGTGGAAAAAGTAAAAACTATTGCTTCCATAAAAAATGACATAGAGAGACATGTTGGTCAGAAGGTCACTCTAAAGGCTAATGGTGGAAGGAAAAAGATTTTAGTTAATGATGGTATCATTGAAAGTGTGTATCCAAGTATTTTCGTCATAAGATTAAAAGATGACACCCAAAGGACTGTGACTTATAGTTATTCAGATGTATTAACAAAGACTGTACAATTGGTATTTCCAACTATAATATAAACTTCGATTAAATCGGGGTTTTTTTTATTTTCTAGAAAAATACATAATTTTTGAAGTATGAAAGGTTGATGATATAAAAGGCTTTAATAATTAATAATAAACTCCTTTAGGGGGAGTTTATTATTATATTTTCAAAGAAATAGATTTACTATTTAAATCTATATATGTTTTAGTTCAAATATAAGGAGTATAATTAAATGAATATAGAGAATTACAGAATAAGGTGATTTTAAAGGAGGATAATTCAATGATAGTTGTTACAACAGAAAATATTGTAGGTTATAAGGTAAAGGAAGTAAAGGGGCAGGCTTTTGGATTGATAGTAAGAAGTCGTGGACTAGGTGGAAACATAGTTGCTAGCTTAAGAAGTATTGTTGGCGGTGAAATTCATGAATATACAGAAATGCTTGAAGATGCACGTAAACAAGCTGTTGACCGTCTAGTTAAAAATGCATCTGCAATGGGAGCAAATGCAGTGGTAATGATGAGATTTGACTCTAGTGAGATTGGCCAGAATATGAGTGAAGTATTAGCATTTGGTACTGCAGTAGTAATTGAGAAGGAATAGATAACATGTACAAAATGTTTGATATTTATGTTTTAGTTGAAGTGGGAATTGTGATATTTGCTGTTGTTTCCTTCGTATTTTTAGATAAGAGATATAAAAAAAATCATGGCTCAAAAGTTCCAAATGGGTTTAAGAGGACTGAGGAGGTAACAATAGATCCTACAACTAATAAAAGACTTAGGGTTTATTATAATTCTGCTACTGGAGAAAGATTTTATCATGAAGAAGAGGATGAAGGTTAAATTTTGAAGCTTACCTCTAAGAAAAGGCAAGATATTATATCATCTTTCTTCTAAAAGATGGATTAAAAAAATTTTTTGATTACTTTTTAAAATGTAATGTATTATTAAAATCTTTTTTAACAAAGTTTTTTTATAAAATAAAAAAGAAAGATGGTGGGTTTCCATCTTTCAACTATGGTATAAAAGGGTATTGAGAATTTATGAGAGGTTATATGGTCAATAACCACTTCCTATATTACGACATATTGAATCATATGTCAAGCAAAAAAATAAAAAAAATAAAAGAATTTTGAAATATGTAAAATAAATATGTATATTAGTAGCTATGAAGCTGGTAAATGTCAGTTATTAAGCCATTTTAGGGAAATATTATTAAAAATAAGAAAAATGCATTTGGCATAATTTTTAATTACAAAGTATATAAATGAATAGTAGGAATTTTATGGAGGTAAAAATATGGCAGATATAGATGTTATAAAGGAAAATGTTCAATGTGAACAATTGCTCAGAGAAAATAATACGAATACATTACTAAAAGATGAATATTTAATCCCAGATACACATCCTGATGTACAAGAAATATTAACTGTTGAAGCTAGACCAATGATAATGAGTAAAGATTTAATTGGAGATAAGATAGTAATAGAAGGAAAGGTTGAATATACTGTAATATATTTAGCAAGAGAAGATGGACTTATTGCTAATTCGGTTAACTATACTCAAAATTTTTCAAATAATATTGATTTGAAGCAAGGCGAAAATAGAGTTATTTGTGAGGCTGAATGTAATGTTGATCACATTGATGCCAATATAATGAATGAAAGGAAAATAGCTATTCAAGGGATTATCAACATAGATTGGGAACTTTATAAGAGCAATGAGTTTGAATTTGTAAAAGATATAGAAGGCAATGATGATGTGGAAGTTTTAAAAAATACTGAAACAATAAATAAGATTAATGCAGCACAAGATATAGAGATGACTGGTAAATCTATGATTAGAGTTGGCATGGATAAACCTCAGATAAATAAAATATTAAAATGTTCTATGTTATTGCATAAGAAGGAAGCAAAGATTGTAGATGATAAAATTCAACTTGGCTGTTACTGCAAGCTAAATATTTTGTATAAGGGTGAAGACTCAAAAGATATACTTCCATTAGAAGATGATGTGTACTTATCAAAGGAAGAAGCAATAAGTGGTATTACATCAGATATGTTCCCAACAGCTACTTATGAAATTACTAATAATAATTTGATGTTAGAAGAAGATGATTTGGGAGAAGTCAGGATTATAAATGATGAAATTGTAGTCAAGGTAAATGTTAAAATATTCTCTAAAGAAAACATAGATACAATTAAAGATGCATATTCACCAAAGTGTTTACTAGGGCTTCAAAAAGAAGATCATGACATTGGAATTCTTCAAGGAATGAATAATACAGAAGCAATAGTTAAGCATAACATTCAATTGAAGGAGAATGATTTAAGACCAGAACATATTATAGCAGTTAATGGAAATATTATTTTAACTGATAAGCAGATAATGAGAGATAGAGTGGCTGTAGAAGGAATTATTAAGGTGGACATACTGTATAAAACTACTGATGAAGACAGGTATATGGCAAGTATTAAAGCAGAAGTGCCATTTTCTGCTATGATTGATATTTCAGGTGCTGATGAAAATATGAAATCTATTGTTAAGGCATATTTAGATAATATAGATGCATTTATTGAAGGCAATAGCATAGCAATAAAAGCGAACATAATATTAAATGGTAAAATTTTATACGAAATGAATAAAGAGTTTATTTCAGATATAATCGAAGAAGAAGGAAATGTTCCAGAAAAGAAGGCAAGCATAACTATCTATGTCTTAGGCGAAGGTGATAACCTTTGGAATTTGGCAAAAAGATATAATACAACTGTAGGTGATTTGATTAAAGTCAATAAGATAGAAGAACCAGAACATATGGTACCGGGTCAAAAAATAATAATTCCGGGACGAGCAATTTTTTAAGATAGAATAGTCAATTATCAATTAGAAACTTAGAGATTCATTAAAATAAATTTTAGTTTATTTTAATGAATCTTTTTTTTGAATAATTATTTGATAGTGGGTCATAATATGTAATGCATGATATGAGGTGATAATTTTTGGAAAACATATTAAGTGGAAATTTAATAATAATCGGGGGGGCTGAAGATAAAGAAGGAAAAAAAGAAATATTAAAACGAGTGTGTGATTCAATTGATAAGGAAAAGGATATATTAGTAATTGCAACAATTGCAACTGAATATCCTAAAGAGGTAGCAGCAAAATATAAAGAGGTTTTTGGGAACCTTAATGTCAGAAATATCAAAGTGTTGGATATTGCTGAAAGATGTGATGCTTATGAAGAGGGAAATGTAAATATAATCAGAGAGTCTGCATTAATTTTTTTTACTGGTGGAGATCAATTGAGAATAACTAGTTTAATTGGTGGGACACCTATTTATGATGAATTGAAAGAGGCATGCAATAAAGGAAAATTTATAGTTGGAACATCCGCTGGAGCATCAGTTATGAGCGATACTATGGTGGTTCAAGGTGATGATGATGATTCTCCTAGAAAGTGTACTTTAAAGATGTCGCCTGGGTTTGGATTGATTAAAGGTGTTATTATTGATCAGCATTTTGCTCAAAGAGGAAGGATAGGAAGACTTTTGGCTGGAATTGCTCAAAATCCTGAAATTTTGGGGATAGGAATAGATGAAAATACAGGAATAATAGTTAATCAGACTGGCACTATTGAGGTTATAGGAGAAGGTGCAGTTTATTTTATTGATGGCAGTACAATTACATATACAAATGTATCAGAATTGCATGCAGATGAAATCTTGAGCATGCATAACGTAAAATTACATGTTTTAACAAATGGCAATAAGTTTGATTTTATAAAAAAGTCACCTTTTGAGGAGGAAAAAATTAATCATGAAGATAATACAAAAGAGAATATATGAAGGGCAAAATATCTATTCTCATAAAAAGTGTATAAGAATCGATGTTGATTTAGAAGGATATTCAGAAATTTCAAGTGCTGAAATACCTAACTTTAATATTAATCTTATTAAAATCATTCCAGAACTTAAAAAGCATAGATGTGGAATTGATGAAAATGGTGGTTTTGTTAAAAGACTTGAGGAAGGGACATATTTAGCTCATATTTGTGAACATATAATGATAGCAATACAAAACAATTTAGGCATAGATGTATCTTATGGTAAGGCAAGAGAGGTTAGTGGAGACATATACTATGTTATAGTACAATACGAATATAAAAATACTGTGCATGAAGTAGCTAATTTAGCAATTGATTTAATAAATTCTTTAATTAGGCAAATGCCTTTAAATTATGAGCAGAGAATAAAAATAATTAAAGGAATATTGCAAAAAGAGCATATGGGGACCACTACAAAGGCAATTTGTGATGCAGCTAAAGAATATAAACTTCCAGTTATGCAGCTTGGGGATAGTAACATATACCAGATTGGATATGGTAAAAAGGCTAAAATAATTGAAGCATCCATAGGTGATAAAACAAGCTGTGTGGGGGTAGATATATCCTGTGATAAGCTTTTGACTAAAGAGTTGCTTAGAAATCAAAATATCCCAGTGGCAGAGGGGCATAAAGTGCATAATTTATTTTCGTTATTACAGAAGGCGGAAAAAATCGGATATCCTGTAGTATTGAAGCCTCAATGTGGTAATAAAGGAAATGGAGTTATACTAAATATTAAAAATCATAAACAGTTAGTTGATGCGTATATTAACTTACAAAAAATTCATAAAGATATTATTATAGAAAAATATTATCAAGGAAAAGACTATAGGGTTTGTGTAGTTAATTATAAAGTTGAAGCAGTGGCATTGAGAATAGCTCCTTTTGTTATTGGAAATGGAAAAGATAACTTGAAAATGCTTATTGATATTATAAATGAAGATCCATTAAGAGGGGAGGATCATGAAAAAGCATTAACTAAGATAAAAATTGATTCTGAATTAATTTCATGTCTTTTAAAGAGAGGTTTTGAATTAGATTATATTCCTAAGAAGGGTGAAAAAATAGTATTACGAGAAAATGCAAATCTTTCAACTGGTGGTATGGCAATTGATTGTACTGAGAAAATTTGTGATAAAAATATAGAATATTGCATAAATGCAGCTAAAATATTGGGATTAGATATATGTGGAATAGATATTTGTACAAAAGATATAAGTATCCCTCTTGATGAAGGTAATGGGATAATATTAGAAGTAAATGCAGCTCCAGGAATACGAATGCATCATTATCCTTCAAAGGGGAAAAGGCGTGATGTAGGAAAAGCAATATTTGAAATGCTTTATGATGAAGAACCAAGCAATATATCTGTAATCTCTATTACTGGTACTAATGGAAAAACAACAACAACAAGATTGATAAGTCATGTTTTAAAGAAAATAGGAAATGATGTGGGAATGACATCAACTGATGGTGTTTATTTAAATGATAAGTGCATCCATAAAGGTGATGATACAGGCTTTGATAGTGCAAGAACAATACTAATGAATAAAGATGTAGATATAGCTGTTTTAGAAACTGCAAGAGGGGGATTAGTTAAGAGAGGTTTAGCATATGATCTAGCTGATGTTGCAATTATAACCAATATAACCAATGATCACTTGGGATTAGATGGTATTGATTCTATGGAGCAATTATGTTTCGTAAAAGCACTAGTTGGAGAAGCTGTAAAAGAAAATGGATTTGTTGTTATAAATGCTGATGATGAATATAGTAAGACCATAATAAATAGATTCACGGCCGAAAAAATATATTTTTCGAAATTTAAAGATAATCCATTGGTACAAGAAAATATAGCTACAGGTAAAATAGCAATATTTATTGAAAATGATAAGATAATTGTAGTTAATAATAAGAGAAAATATGAGATTGTTTCTATTAAAGACTTGCCAATAACTTATGATGGAAACTTAGAATATAATATAGAAAATGCAATGGCAGCGTGTGGAGGATTAGTTGCTCTAGAAGTTGATTATTGTATGATTACAAAAGGATTCATGGAGTTTGGATTAGGCAATAACTCTAATGTAGGAAGATTTAATGTGTATGACTACAAAAATAGAAAAATAATTTTAGATTATGCACATAACATTGAAGGTTATAAAGCTGTAATATCATCGTTAATAGGCATGAAAAAAGAAAATGATTTGATTGGGGTGATTGGGATACCAGGAGATAGACAAAATGAAATTGGATATGCAATTGGTGAAATATGTGCAAATACTTTAGATAAAATAGTTATAAAGGAAGATAGGGATAAGCGAGGAAGGAAACCAGGAGAAATAGCAGAACTTTTAAAAGAAGCAGTTTTGAAGGTTAATAAAAATGCAAATTTAATGATATGTTTAGAAGAGGTGGAAGCCTTAAATAATGCAATTAATATAAGCAAGCCTGGAGATACAATTGTAGTATTCTATGAAAAATTGGAGCCGCTTTTAGAGTTTGTAAGTAAAGAAAAAATAAATGAAATAAATACTTTTGAAAATGTAAAACAGTATAAAGTAGATGTAAATTAATTTGAAAATAGAAATGCTTTTATATTATTTAATAAAGAATATAGCCTTTTAAAGCTAAACATAATTAGACAAGATTTTTTACCTATGATAAAATGTTGTTAAAATGTTTGGGAAAGGATATATGAAAATGAAGATTAAGGCTTATGCAAAAATTAATATTGCCTTAGATGTTGTTGGTAAAAGAGAAGACGGATACCATTTACTAAGAATGATAATGCAAACAATAGATTTGTATGACATAATTGAAGTTAAAAAGAGCGATTTTGGAATAAATATAAAATGCAATAAGCATTACGTACCTACAGATGAAAGAAATTTAGCATATAAAGCAGCAAAACTTTTTAAAGAAACCTATTCTATAAGTGATGGTGTTGATATTGATATAACTAAATATATACCAGTTTCAGCTGGATTAGCAGGTGGAAGTACTGATGGAGCGGCTGTTTTGAAACTTATGAATAAAATATTTAATATAAATGCTAGTGATGATGATCTAAAGGCATTAGGGTTAAAGTTAGGAGCAGATGTACCTTATTGTATTAATGGTGGAACTGCATTGTGTGAAGGCATTGGTGAAAAAATTACTGAACTAAAGAGATTTAAAGATAAAATTTTAGTTTTAATTAAACCACCCTTTGGAGTTTCAACCAAGGAAGTGTATAAGGAGTTTGATTTATCAAAAGTTATAATTCA
The window above is part of the Clostridium saccharoperbutylacetonicum N1-4(HMT) genome. Proteins encoded here:
- the ltrA gene encoding group II intron reverse transcriptase/maturase, which translates into the protein MDKSKKLQRKQKTQYRDQLMEVEVELQGKSKVPSNSRVLPNRESVNDGAFDTSRLLEEVLERNNMLLALKRVISNKGSHGVDGMKTDELREHIKKHWETIKVKLLESKYNPSPVRRKEISKPDGGVRLLGIPTVQDRLIQQAIAQVLSKIYEPLFSENSFGFRPHRGAKDAITKSKQYITQGNRWVIDMDLEKFFDKVNHDILMNKLEKKIQDKRLLSLIRKYLKSGILINGVSVASEEGTPQGGPLSPLLANIMLDELDKELERRGYKFCRYADDNNIYVKSKRAGFRVMKSITNIIENNLKLKVNKDKSAVDFVSKRKFLGFSFYFSKSGAEIRIHEKSIKKFKEKVKFYTNRNKGISMEYRLHKLNQITKGWINYYGIANARGKLIELDKWIRRRLRACIWKQWKKISTKQRNLAKLGIDKYKAWEYANTRKGYWRIYKSPILSKSLNNKYLESLGFISLTQTYQMRH
- the msrA gene encoding peptide-methionine (S)-S-oxide reductase MsrA; this translates as MKKIVLAGGCFWGVEEFISRIDGIVETKVGYANGTTANPTYEEVCSGSTGHAEACYITYDETKISLTTLLDKYWEIIDPTSFNKQGNDIGSQYRTGIYYIDENDKDLIMQSKASLQKNYTKDIVTEVMPLKGFYAAEEYHQKYLKKNPNGYCHIKLD
- a CDS encoding glycoside hydrolase family 1 protein; protein product: MAIKFPEGFLWGGATAANQFEGAYNEDGKGLSTQDIAPKGLMGPLTDEPTEDNMKLIGIDFYHRYKEDIKLFAEMGFKTFRLSIAWSRIFPNGDDKEPNEKGLQFYDNVFDELAKYGIEPLVTISHYETPLALAKNYDGWANRKLVGFFENYVRTIFTRYKDKVKYWLTFNEINSAIHAPYMSAGIWTPKEKLSKQDLYQAMHHELVASALAVKIGHEINPEFKIGCMILGVPNYPLTPMPSDVLKAMEKDRENLFFADIHARGEYPKYMNRFFKENNIEIKMEPEDKEILKHTVDFISFSYYVSSCATADPEKNKAGEGNLIFGVPNPYLKASEWGWQIDPEGLRYILNQFYDRYQKPLFIVENGLGAVDELITDENGNKTVNDDYRIKYLNDHLVQVAEAIEDGVELMGYTTWGCIDLVSASTAELKKRYGFIYVDRHDDGSGTLERYKKKSFNWYKEVISTNGASLKK
- a CDS encoding Veg family protein — encoded protein: MEKVKTIASIKNDIERHVGQKVTLKANGGRKKILVNDGIIESVYPSIFVIRLKDDTQRTVTYSYSDVLTKTVQLVFPTII
- a CDS encoding heavy metal-binding domain-containing protein, which codes for MIVVTTENIVGYKVKEVKGQAFGLIVRSRGLGGNIVASLRSIVGGEIHEYTEMLEDARKQAVDRLVKNASAMGANAVVMMRFDSSEIGQNMSEVLAFGTAVVIEKE
- a CDS encoding DUF3794 and LysM peptidoglycan-binding domain-containing protein translates to MADIDVIKENVQCEQLLRENNTNTLLKDEYLIPDTHPDVQEILTVEARPMIMSKDLIGDKIVIEGKVEYTVIYLAREDGLIANSVNYTQNFSNNIDLKQGENRVICEAECNVDHIDANIMNERKIAIQGIINIDWELYKSNEFEFVKDIEGNDDVEVLKNTETINKINAAQDIEMTGKSMIRVGMDKPQINKILKCSMLLHKKEAKIVDDKIQLGCYCKLNILYKGEDSKDILPLEDDVYLSKEEAISGITSDMFPTATYEITNNNLMLEEDDLGEVRIINDEIVVKVNVKIFSKENIDTIKDAYSPKCLLGLQKEDHDIGILQGMNNTEAIVKHNIQLKENDLRPEHIIAVNGNIILTDKQIMRDRVAVEGIIKVDILYKTTDEDRYMASIKAEVPFSAMIDISGADENMKSIVKAYLDNIDAFIEGNSIAIKANIILNGKILYEMNKEFISDIIEEEGNVPEKKASITIYVLGEGDNLWNLAKRYNTTVGDLIKVNKIEEPEHMVPGQKIIIPGRAIF
- a CDS encoding cyanophycinase, with the translated sequence MENILSGNLIIIGGAEDKEGKKEILKRVCDSIDKEKDILVIATIATEYPKEVAAKYKEVFGNLNVRNIKVLDIAERCDAYEEGNVNIIRESALIFFTGGDQLRITSLIGGTPIYDELKEACNKGKFIVGTSAGASVMSDTMVVQGDDDDSPRKCTLKMSPGFGLIKGVIIDQHFAQRGRIGRLLAGIAQNPEILGIGIDENTGIIVNQTGTIEVIGEGAVYFIDGSTITYTNVSELHADEILSMHNVKLHVLTNGNKFDFIKKSPFEEEKINHEDNTKENI
- the cphA gene encoding cyanophycin synthetase is translated as MKIIQKRIYEGQNIYSHKKCIRIDVDLEGYSEISSAEIPNFNINLIKIIPELKKHRCGIDENGGFVKRLEEGTYLAHICEHIMIAIQNNLGIDVSYGKAREVSGDIYYVIVQYEYKNTVHEVANLAIDLINSLIRQMPLNYEQRIKIIKGILQKEHMGTTTKAICDAAKEYKLPVMQLGDSNIYQIGYGKKAKIIEASIGDKTSCVGVDISCDKLLTKELLRNQNIPVAEGHKVHNLFSLLQKAEKIGYPVVLKPQCGNKGNGVILNIKNHKQLVDAYINLQKIHKDIIIEKYYQGKDYRVCVVNYKVEAVALRIAPFVIGNGKDNLKMLIDIINEDPLRGEDHEKALTKIKIDSELISCLLKRGFELDYIPKKGEKIVLRENANLSTGGMAIDCTEKICDKNIEYCINAAKILGLDICGIDICTKDISIPLDEGNGIILEVNAAPGIRMHHYPSKGKRRDVGKAIFEMLYDEEPSNISVISITGTNGKTTTTRLISHVLKKIGNDVGMTSTDGVYLNDKCIHKGDDTGFDSARTILMNKDVDIAVLETARGGLVKRGLAYDLADVAIITNITNDHLGLDGIDSMEQLCFVKALVGEAVKENGFVVINADDEYSKTIINRFTAEKIYFSKFKDNPLVQENIATGKIAIFIENDKIIVVNNKRKYEIVSIKDLPITYDGNLEYNIENAMAACGGLVALEVDYCMITKGFMEFGLGNNSNVGRFNVYDYKNRKIILDYAHNIEGYKAVISSLIGMKKENDLIGVIGIPGDRQNEIGYAIGEICANTLDKIVIKEDRDKRGRKPGEIAELLKEAVLKVNKNANLMICLEEVEALNNAINISKPGDTIVVFYEKLEPLLEFVSKEKINEINTFENVKQYKVDVN
- the ispE gene encoding 4-(cytidine 5'-diphospho)-2-C-methyl-D-erythritol kinase is translated as MKIKAYAKINIALDVVGKREDGYHLLRMIMQTIDLYDIIEVKKSDFGINIKCNKHYVPTDERNLAYKAAKLFKETYSISDGVDIDITKYIPVSAGLAGGSTDGAAVLKLMNKIFNINASDDDLKALGLKLGADVPYCINGGTALCEGIGEKITELKRFKDKILVLIKPPFGVSTKEVYKEFDLSKVIIHPKIEELIKNMEKDDIYFVANNMKNLLENVTLRKHRIISRIKEDTTIDGAIGTMMSGSGPTVFAFFDDMLKAQTCYDNMKKKYKDVFITRTI